GAGTACCATCCTGAGACTCCAGTCGGAGAGCGGGATTTTGGTGCCCAAAGCGAGATCGTTAAGCACATTTACGATTTCTTCATTGAGCTGTTGGGAACAGCCGAAGCAAAAGGCCTAAGTCTTAGGGAAGACTTATGGGGACCGGCGGAGCGTGTGTCTCAGCAGGAAAACGATGCCCTTATGGTGTCTTTTACGCCTCAGGAAATCGACATGGCTCTGGCTGGTATGAAGAACGATACGGCACCGGGCCCGGATGGCTGGCCGGTCGAGTTCTTCAAAAAGTTCTGGCCGCTCCTTAGGGACCTTTTCCATGCTATTGTCAACGGTTTTGCCCTAGGCACGGTAGACCTTGCTCGCCTCAATTATGGCGCGATTTGTCTGATCCCCAAGGTTAAAGGGGCGGACGCGATCAAACTGTTCCGCCCGATCATGCTCATTAATGTGCCTTTTAAGCTCTGCGCCAAAGCTTACGCCTCTAGGTTAGCGCCGGTAGCCCAGCGGGTCATACATAAGAGCCAAACCACCTTCCTTAAAGGTAGAAACATCCTTGAAGGGCCAATTTCTCTCACGGAGATTATTCATGAGCTGAAACGTACCCGAGGGCAGGGTGTTATCCTTAAGCTTGATTTTGAAAAAGCCTATGACCGCGTAAACTGAGAGTTTGTGCGGGAGGTTCTCCTCAAAAAGGGTTTTGAGGCCGGATTCGTTCACCGGATCAGGCATCTGATCTCGTGCGGCAATACTGTGGTTATAGTCAACGGAGAAATGGGGAAGTTTTTCCGTAATAGGAAAGGGTTAAGACAGGGCGATCCCATTTCCCCGCTTGTCTTTAACTTCGTGGCAGACGCCTTGTCAGCTATGTTGTACAAGGCCAGGGAGGCCGGACATATCAAGGGGCTTGTTTCACACCTAATCCCAGGAGGAGTGTCACACCTTCAATACGCTGACGATACCTTGCTGATGTTCGAGCCTGACGACCATAGTATTTCGTCGGTTAAGCTCTTGCTACTCGCCTTTGAGATCCTGTCCGGTCTCAAAATAAATTTCCTTAATAGTGAGGTCATTACCATGGGGATGGACGACCAACAAAGCGTGCGATTAGCAAATCTACTTAATTGTAAGCTAGGGAGCTTTCCAATTAAGTACCTCGGGCTTCCAATTTCTCACCGTAAATTCTCGATTCTTGAGTGGGAGCCTCTATATGGGAAAGTGGCCAATAGGGTTAGCCCGTGGCGTGGGCGCTTTATGTCCTCCGCTGCTCGGCTCATTCTGACTAACTCGAGTCTGTCATCCCTTCCCTTATTTACAATGGGGATGTTCTTACTAGCTGATGGCGTGCACGCTAGGTTAGACACCCCAAGATCCCGGTTCTTTTGGGAAGGAACCGGCATCAAACGCAAATACCACCTAGTTAAATGGGCGGCCGTGTGTAGGCCAATTTTTTTTGGAGGATTGGGGATCCTAAACTCGAAACTCATGAATGTCGCCCTCCTTTCCAAATGGTGGTGGCGGCTTACCCAAAACGAGACGGGTCTCTGGGCACAGCTGCTAAAAGCGAAATACTTCCCTAATGGAAATCCCTTCACGGCCTCGCCAAACGGCTCCGCGTTTTGGAAAGGGATCCAAGTGGTCCGCCCTGCTTTTGCAATTGGGGCCAAGTTCCAGATCAACAATGGCCAACACACTCGGTTTTGGCTTGATTGTTGGCTGGGTACCGCCCCCTCTGGCAAAGCCACCCCAACTTATTCCAGATCGCCACTAACATCAACATCCTAGTTGGGGACGCACTGAGTGCCAACCCCCCTGCGATACACTTTTTGCGGGCACTCACCAACGCCGAACGAGAGTCATGGGATGGCTGGCGGCTATCGATTAGGCACGGACGCTGATTCGGTAGAGTAGAGCTTGACCGCCTCCAAAAACTTTACGGTGAAAAATCCCTTTACAACAAACTAACCGAAGGGACAACACTAGACATAGCAAGGGGGCTATGGAAGGCAGGCCTGCCCTTGAAGATTAAAATCTTCATGTGGCAAATGTTTAGGAATAGGCTGCCTACTTCGGATAATGTGGCCAAGCACAACGGCCCGGCTGATGGCTCTTGCACTGTGTGCGGCCTCGGTGAAGATGCTAACCACGTCTTTTTTAGATGTCACCTGGCCAAGTTCGCGTGGAGTGCGGTAAGGGAAGCATTCCACTCGAACTGGAACCCAGCCTCGGGCGCTGATCTGATCACCATCCTCAAAACCCTGAAAAGGACTAGCGGTAGAATCGCTTGGCGATGCGTAGGGGCATTGTTGTGGGCTCCTTGGACGACATGGAATAAAATTGCGATTGAGAAGAAATTCCCTAACCATTCCGTTGATGTGAtcttcaaatgccatttattttTACAGACGTGGACACCGCTGGAGAAGGAGTGCGATGCTGATCGCATGTCGGAGGCCATGACGCGCATCAAGACGATCAAGGCTGTGGCAAGACAAGACCCGCCGCTCGGGTGATGCTTGTGGAGTATTAAGTACTTATGTACTGTTGGCTAGGACTAGCAGCGCTGGTTTGTTTAGTTTGGATGTAATATTTGTGCCTGCGTGCAGAACCTTTATTTTGGTGGTAGCTGGTCGTGTGGAACTGCTGTTATCTTTTCGCTCATGTCAGTTTGTAACTTTTTGACCTTGATGCCTTggggctttattaatttaaagctgGACGCTTCTAGCGTCTTCGTTCCAAAAAATCATGTAAATTATTCATCTTTGCCTGTTTATACACGACGGCTGCTGGTTTCTACCCTATGTTGCATCTGTATTTTCTCACAACTAGGTGACGGATATATATAATATCAGTCTAAGTTACTATTGATATTGCACCCAATCCAATATTACACAAGTTTTTTTAAGCTACACAGACCATTCAGATGAAATTACAAAGATACAAAGTAGCCCGGACAGCGTGTAACGAAGAATGTTAAAATGAAACCTGAGAAGCAAGAGGGTCACGAAAATGATTGTCGCTAGGAGCTCAGCAAAACCCTAAGAATGCCCATGTGGATCCTACTGCAAAAGATCTCATCATGCATCCTCACCACCAATGAATTCTCTGGTAGCATCCCAAGGCGAATTCAGGAAAACCCGAAGGATTGCTCGTGCAGATCCTACAGCTAAAGATCTCATTCTGCATCCTTGCCACCAATGAATTCTCCGGTAGCATCCCAAGGCCTAGCTTCGAAAGATTTCCCAATCATACTCCTCTTCTTGTTTACTGTTCCGTCGTCACGCGCGTACTCGGGGAAATAGTCCAGGAAAGATTTACTTCCAAGAGAATGCACTCCTTCGAACAGGAACTCAGTCACCAAATCCTGAATATCAAAGCAACAAGTAACTCTGCAAATAACATGAATTGGGTGTGTGTAAATATAGTGAATGTTGGCAGAAGAGAAACCTTGGCATAGCTTTCACCAATCAACTTCTTCAGAAGTGGAAACCCAGGATCCTGCCCATAGACAAGGCACGAAGTTAGTGGAAGATGCTCTGTAGCAGCTGGTTTTACAAATGATAATATCTAATGAGCAGTCCTAATTTGGCGCAGGTAACAGTGTAATGATAAATCACTAGTCAATCAATATAACTTTCTGTGCATGGTTTTTGAAAAATACAAACCTTTTCAGCCCTCCATGTGAGATATCTATGTTGCGCTTCTCTGTTACGAACAACTTTTGTTTTGTTATTTTCTTCAGCCGCTTGATCCGTTAACTGAAGCCAAGCCTGCGTCGTCAGAAACATGAGAAAACAAAGAGCATGATACTTGGAATTGCATGTTTGGCACAACAGTTTAAAAATTTAACAGAGCAATCGTGAATACCTTATAGTAATCCATCAAAGCTGAATACAGAACATGATGGTTGCGTTCAGTGGGCTCAAATATAGTCCAGATCACGATTGGAGAGAAGAATCTCAGAGATTCGCTCGTAATCTTGCCACCCCATGGCAGAAGCTGCATTTTCTCTAAATAAAGATAACACTCTGTGTATAAAGCTAATAGAAGAAGACTGGGGTAATACATCTGGGTGAAGGATAAGATCCAAGTACCTCACTATACTTCTGTATAAGAGGCATCAAATTCCTGTAGTATTTATCTTTGTAATCCCTGTCTTCAGTGATATCGTATAGCGGATTGAGGTCCCTGCAAGAAATTCAAATAGTTCATTCAGGCCATTATTCATATTCTAGTTTAAGCACAGTAATTAAGTCTTGAATGACATTACATATCATGACACTTACAAGACAACAATACTCTGTGCAGGAGTAGTAAAAGCGTTGGCGCAAAATATTGGAAGATCGTATTCAGGTTCAGAGAAAGCAGCAAAGTCTAGAACCTGCATGGGCATATGCATTATAAGTATAGCTTTGTGGATCATATGCCTTGATAAATAAAATCCTCCAGGACACTCCCTTGTTCCTTCAGTCATAAACTGAATGATGTTTTAGACAAAGATAAGAGATTTTAAAAGGAAAATATCACCACTGGTTCGACTGTACGATATTCATAGAACAAATAAAACCTGTAATATTATGGAACTTCAGATATAATCAGATAGAACAAACTGCAGCTGTAATATTCAGATATAATCAACTTCAGATGTAAACCTATCTTTCAGTTCATAGCCTTTCAGGATAGTTGTTGGAGGGTTTTGGTCAAGGGAACTttggacttggagatgaagtacCTGGACCGAGTTTTTCTTCTCAACTGTCAAGCTGCGAAGCAGTCTGATCTTGGGGGCGGTGAATGAGAGAGCATCCAAAACAGCAGCATCGTCGTTGGCTCGTATGAGCCTGAACTTTTCCTGGAAGCATGACACAGGACAAAGTCATCTTCTGTAATGAGAAATATGACTGGCGTCAGCTGACATTGTTACAGGAGACCTACACTTTAAGATGTTCTAGATGGgcaattgcattaaaaaaatgcCTATACCAGACTCTAGACTGA
The Aegilops tauschii subsp. strangulata cultivar AL8/78 chromosome 3, Aet v6.0, whole genome shotgun sequence genome window above contains:
- the LOC109784146 gene encoding phytochromobilin:ferredoxin oxidoreductase, chloroplastic, giving the protein MDGTGRPPTCPCLSPLIHGSHTAAEWWSVPTGLGRGRQAEGMSGGGVGAGGGVLGAGSSYQRFVRTALEQTRLRTALTPHPSQEKFRLIRANDDAAVLDALSFTAPKIRLLRSLTVEKKNSVQVLDFAAFSEPEYDLPIFCANAFTTPAQSIVVLDLNPLYDITEDRDYKDKYYRNLMPLIQKYSELLPWGGKITSESLRFFSPIVIWTIFEPTERNHHVLYSALMDYYKAWLQLTDQAAEENNKTKVVRNREAQHRYLTWRAEKDPGFPLLKKLIGESYAKDLVTEFLFEGVHSLGSKSFLDYFPEYARDDGTVNKKRSMIGKSFEARPWDATGEFIGGKDAE